The following coding sequences lie in one Oncorhynchus kisutch isolate 150728-3 linkage group LG27, Okis_V2, whole genome shotgun sequence genomic window:
- the LOC109871554 gene encoding vasoactive intestinal polypeptide receptor 2 isoform X2, whose product MVVKTLYTLGHSLSLIALTTGSAILCVFRKLHCTRNYIHLNLFFSFILRAVAVLVKDDILFSRSNQCSELPSLIGCKASLVIFHYFIMANFFWLLVEGLYLHMLLIVIFSENRHFIVYLLIGWGIPTVFVSAWAIARVYYEDTGCWEQNDNPIPMWVINVPIGISIMVNFLLFISIIRILVQKLRCPDVGGNDQSQYRRLAKSTLLLIPLFGIHYVVFVSLNESMVDYKIFFDLAIGSFQGLVVVILYCFLNSEVQGELKRKWQSICLNCHMARNYTQHNTYASRNGSENMAQFQRNCRAQSFLQTETTVL is encoded by the exons ATGGTGGTGAAGACTCTGTACACCCTGGGCCACAGTTTGTCTTTGATCGCCCTCACAACCGGGAGCGCCATCCTCTGTGTATTCAG AAAACTCCACTGCACGAGGAACTACATTCACCTCAACCTGTTCTTTTCCTTCATCCTGAGGGCAGTGGCGGTCCTTGTGAAGGACGACATCCTCTTCTCTCGCAGCAATCAGTGTTCTGAGCTGCCTTCACTG ATTGGATGCAAGGCGAGCCTGGTGATTTTTCACTACTTTATCATGGCCAACTTCTTCTGGTTGCTGGTTGAGGGCCTCTACCTCCATATGCTGCTGATTGTCATCTTCTCTGAAAATAGGCACTTCATCGTTTATCTTCTCATTGGATGGG GAATCCCAACAGTGTTTGTTTCTGCATGGGCTATTGCAAGGGTTTATTATGAGGATACTGG CTGTTGGGAACAGAATGATAACCCAATCCCAATGTGGGTGATCAATGTGCCCATAGGCATCTCCATCATG GTGAACTTCCTCCTGTTCATCAGTATTATAAGAATCCTGGTTCAGAAACTGAGGTGTCCTGATGTGGGTGGCAACGACCAGTCACAATACAG GAGGTTGGCCAAATCCACTCTCCTGTTGATCCCTCTGTTTGGCATCCATTATGTTGTCTTTGTGTCTCTCAATGAATCCATGGTAGATTACAAAATCTTCTTTGACCTCGCTATCGGATCCTTTCAG GGCCTGGTGGTTGTCATCCTGTACTGTTTCTTAAACAGTGAG GTTCAAGGGGAACTGAAGAGAAAATGGCAGAGTATATGCCTCAACTGCCATATGGCCAGAAACTACACCCAGCACAACACCTATGCCTCCAGAAACGGCTCAGAGAACATGGCTCAGTTCCAACGTAACTGTCGGGCCCAGTCCTTCCTGCAGACCGAGACTACTGTACTGTGA